In one window of Synechococcus sp. M16CYN DNA:
- a CDS encoding AarF/ABC1/UbiB kinase family protein — protein MQYNSGRDFRWLLLQPWIAIPRLIQVLWTLSGLVLALLWQGSSTNPDVQQRLARRTLNKLTGLGPCFIKLGQALSTRPDLVRRDWLEELTRLQDDLPAFPHAIALERIEQELGAPVDQLFEDFPAAPIAAASLGQVYKARLEGNYWVAVKVQRPNLTFILRRDLVLIRVLGVLTAPFLPLNLGFGLGSIIDEFGRSLFEEIDYKQEADNAERFDALFIDNPAVYIPRVERRLSSTRVLTTSWIDGAKMRDSQELLAQRLDPAALIRTGVICGLQQLLEYGYFHADPHPGNLFALQGRSGDLGHVGYVDFGMMDTINDDDRLTLTGAVVHLINRDFFGLAKDFQNLGFLSHKADLTPIIPALEEVLGGSLGESVGSFNFKAITDRFSELMFDYPFRVPARFALIIRAVVSQEGLALRLDPDFKIISVAYPYVAKRLLVGDTHEMREKLLEVIFDKSGRLRLERLESLLQVVGQDSHSPGVELLPVASAGLRLLFSRDGAGLRKRLLLTLIRDDRLHTDDMRALASLVGRTFGPARIAGGLLQRLNPLMAA, from the coding sequence ATGCAATACAACTCCGGGCGGGACTTTCGATGGTTGCTGCTACAGCCTTGGATTGCAATTCCAAGGTTGATCCAGGTGCTCTGGACTTTATCTGGTTTGGTGCTGGCACTACTGTGGCAAGGGTCAAGTACGAATCCTGATGTTCAGCAACGGTTAGCCAGGCGCACTCTCAATAAACTGACAGGCCTCGGACCTTGTTTCATCAAACTTGGTCAGGCACTTTCCACTCGTCCAGATCTGGTACGACGAGACTGGCTTGAGGAGTTAACTAGGTTGCAGGACGATCTCCCCGCATTTCCTCATGCCATCGCTTTAGAGCGGATCGAACAGGAACTTGGGGCTCCGGTCGATCAGCTATTTGAGGATTTCCCTGCGGCTCCTATTGCCGCCGCCAGCCTTGGCCAAGTTTACAAAGCTCGCCTTGAAGGAAATTATTGGGTGGCGGTAAAGGTACAGCGCCCCAATCTTACCTTTATTCTTCGACGCGATCTAGTTTTGATTCGTGTTCTTGGGGTCTTAACAGCGCCATTTCTCCCGCTCAACCTTGGCTTTGGCCTTGGAAGTATCATCGATGAATTTGGTCGAAGTTTATTCGAGGAAATTGATTACAAACAAGAAGCAGACAATGCAGAAAGATTCGATGCACTTTTTATTGATAATCCAGCCGTTTATATACCACGGGTAGAGCGCAGGCTAAGCTCCACCCGGGTATTAACTACTAGCTGGATTGATGGTGCGAAAATGAGGGATAGTCAAGAACTTCTAGCCCAACGCTTAGATCCTGCAGCCTTAATTCGTACAGGTGTCATCTGTGGTTTACAACAACTTCTTGAGTACGGTTATTTTCATGCAGATCCCCATCCTGGTAATCTCTTTGCTCTTCAAGGCCGAAGCGGAGATTTGGGTCATGTTGGCTATGTAGATTTTGGAATGATGGATACTATCAACGATGATGATCGCCTAACGTTAACTGGAGCCGTTGTTCATCTTATCAATCGCGATTTTTTTGGATTAGCCAAGGATTTTCAAAATCTCGGATTCTTAAGTCATAAAGCTGATCTTACTCCTATTATTCCGGCACTTGAAGAAGTCCTTGGTGGCAGCCTTGGCGAATCAGTTGGTTCGTTTAATTTCAAAGCAATCACAGATCGTTTTTCCGAGTTGATGTTCGACTATCCTTTTCGAGTACCTGCTCGTTTTGCATTAATTATCCGCGCTGTAGTGAGTCAAGAAGGACTGGCTCTCAGACTTGATCCAGATTTCAAGATTATTTCTGTAGCTTATCCTTATGTAGCCAAACGCCTACTTGTCGGAGATACCCATGAAATGAGAGAAAAACTCCTTGAGGTAATTTTTGATAAATCGGGTCGCTTGCGTCTCGAGCGGCTTGAAAGTCTTTTACAGGTAGTTGGTCAAGATTCCCACTCACCAGGTGTTGAACTATTGCCAGTGGCTAGCGCCGGCCTCCGTCTTTTATTTAGTCGCGACGGCGCTGGTTTAAGAAAACGACTTTTGCTCACGTTGATTCGTGATGACCGATTGCATACAGATGACATGCGAGCCCTGGCTAGTCTAGTGGGCCGCACATTTGGCCCGGCACGGATTGCAGGTGGCTTATTGCAGCGGCTTAACCCTCTTATGGCAGCTTAG
- a CDS encoding aminotransferase class I/II-fold pyridoxal phosphate-dependent enzyme: protein MSLTKLLHCGVGQPLFLPAHQRGKALPQAMRRLLHTSPGWWDLPELRQIGSPLEHNGAVAESQIRAADAIGADRCWFGVNGATGLLQTALLAMTTPGDAVLMPRNCHKSLIQTCVLGDLTPVLFDLPYKHDRGHADALTASWLQTVLKSITEATPTITAAVLVHPTYQGYASQPDELINLLHQQGWAVLVDEAHGSHFATDVDPNLPKSSLRSGADLVVHSLHKSATGLTQTAVLWHQGNRIDPAWIERSLGWLQTTSPSALLLASCECALQEWFSQTGRNQLRRRLVQARALQNQLRDDGLPILSTDDPLKLVLHTGTIGVTGLNADSWMLQHGVAAELPEPATLTFCLGYGTRRGLRRRFKKQWDAMKAKLGQEQPLPLIPSPPIPKLSWPSEKLSNAWRCRSELVRFDHAEGRIAAELVCPYPPGIPLVVPGEKLDLKRIQWMQYQKQLWGEQIQSQFKVMPIEVTN, encoded by the coding sequence ATGTCTTTGACAAAGCTCTTGCATTGTGGAGTCGGACAACCTCTCTTCCTTCCAGCCCACCAACGGGGCAAAGCGTTGCCTCAGGCTATGCGTCGTTTATTACATACAAGCCCCGGCTGGTGGGACCTACCGGAACTGCGACAAATCGGGAGCCCCCTGGAACACAACGGTGCAGTAGCCGAGAGTCAAATCAGAGCAGCCGATGCTATCGGGGCCGATCGCTGCTGGTTCGGGGTTAATGGCGCTACTGGTTTATTGCAAACGGCACTTCTGGCCATGACAACTCCGGGAGATGCTGTATTGATGCCTCGAAATTGCCATAAAAGTCTTATTCAGACTTGTGTTTTAGGTGATCTAACACCGGTGTTGTTTGATCTTCCTTACAAACACGATCGTGGTCACGCGGATGCTTTGACAGCCTCTTGGTTGCAAACAGTTCTTAAGTCCATAACCGAAGCCACACCAACCATCACAGCCGCTGTCTTGGTCCATCCCACGTACCAGGGATATGCCAGTCAGCCAGATGAACTAATCAATTTACTTCATCAGCAGGGGTGGGCAGTCCTTGTTGATGAAGCCCATGGTAGTCACTTTGCAACTGATGTAGATCCCAATCTTCCCAAATCATCACTCCGAAGCGGTGCTGATTTAGTCGTTCACTCATTACACAAATCTGCAACAGGCTTAACGCAAACGGCCGTTCTTTGGCATCAAGGCAACAGAATCGACCCAGCTTGGATTGAGCGAAGTCTTGGCTGGTTACAAACCACAAGCCCAAGCGCACTGCTCTTGGCCTCTTGTGAATGTGCTCTACAAGAATGGTTCAGCCAAACCGGTCGTAATCAGTTGCGTCGACGGCTAGTTCAGGCAAGAGCTTTGCAAAATCAACTACGAGACGATGGGTTACCAATTCTGTCCACCGACGATCCACTAAAATTGGTTCTTCATACAGGCACGATTGGCGTGACCGGGCTAAATGCAGACTCGTGGATGCTGCAGCATGGAGTGGCGGCAGAGCTACCCGAACCGGCTACCCTCACTTTCTGTCTTGGATACGGAACTCGCAGAGGATTGCGACGACGTTTTAAAAAGCAGTGGGACGCCATGAAGGCAAAACTAGGCCAGGAGCAACCATTGCCTCTGATTCCATCCCCGCCGATACCTAAACTTAGTTGGCCATCTGAAAAACTCTCGAATGCATGGCGATGTCGATCAGAACTAGTGAGATTCGATCATGCAGAGGGAAGAATTGCCGCGGAGTTAGTTTGCCCTTATCCACCAGGGATTCCTCTTGTTGTTCCTGGGGAAAAACTAGACCTAAAACGTATCCAGTGGATGCAATACCAAAAACAACTTTGGGGGGAGCAAATCCAAAGCCAATTTAAGGTGATGCCAATTGAAGTTACAAATTGA
- a CDS encoding phosphatidate cytidylyltransferase, producing the protein MTSKRSNPASSFRKRVLSGLAVGGFGFVVVILGGWWFTAAVGVLVHLGLMEFFRMAQFKGIRPATKTTLVACQLLLFSTQLATVQGGLPRELSSAILPLSGAAICAWLLLQPVTGSIADVAASIFGLFYLGFLPSHWLCLRTLNLEQLAPGTSSLCTSGLAITLSACLMVVSSDIGSWAFGQSWGQHPLSPISPGKTIEGALGGFLCAMATGEACALVMGWPFLGLPGLALGALVALIAMVGDLTESMMKRDAGIKDSGDMLPGHGGILDRIDSYLFTPAVVYYIIILMKPLLIR; encoded by the coding sequence ATAACTTCCAAACGTTCAAACCCAGCCTCTAGCTTCCGCAAACGAGTCCTCAGTGGACTAGCCGTTGGTGGGTTCGGCTTCGTTGTCGTAATTCTTGGAGGATGGTGGTTTACCGCCGCTGTTGGAGTGCTAGTACACCTAGGCCTAATGGAGTTCTTCCGGATGGCCCAGTTTAAAGGCATACGACCAGCCACCAAAACTACTCTAGTGGCTTGCCAGTTGCTGTTATTCAGCACCCAATTGGCTACCGTTCAGGGGGGGCTGCCGAGAGAACTCTCTTCAGCTATTTTACCCTTGTCCGGCGCAGCGATTTGCGCTTGGTTACTCCTGCAACCGGTTACTGGGTCCATCGCTGATGTGGCCGCATCTATCTTCGGTCTCTTTTACCTGGGGTTTCTACCAAGCCACTGGCTTTGCCTGCGGACCCTCAATCTAGAACAATTGGCACCGGGCACATCCAGCCTGTGCACAAGCGGGCTAGCGATCACCCTATCAGCGTGTTTGATGGTCGTGTCCAGCGACATTGGATCCTGGGCTTTTGGGCAAAGCTGGGGCCAGCATCCTTTATCTCCCATTTCACCTGGAAAAACTATCGAAGGGGCTCTTGGTGGGTTCCTTTGCGCTATGGCTACAGGAGAAGCTTGTGCCCTGGTTATGGGTTGGCCATTCTTAGGTTTACCCGGACTCGCTCTGGGGGCCTTAGTGGCGTTGATCGCGATGGTGGGTGATCTCACTGAGTCGATGATGAAGCGCGATGCAGGAATTAAAGATTCTGGTGATATGTTGCCTGGTCATGGAGGAATTCTCGACCGGATTGATAGTTACCTGTTCACACCAGCGGTAGTCTATTACATCATTATCCTTATGAAGCCTCTTTTAATCCGATAG
- a CDS encoding DUF2993 domain-containing protein: MADPFLSLLSRALKLWIHSHCDRLGGLDLTLHGSLITLMRGQIQGVTLTARDVYFQGLPLQHVVINSGPIKANMQVLGFGKPLSLHYPFQMQGEVSISGRALNDALLIEPWCWLGNWLSAQLMGLTTLGKLNIENNLIELQASLTAQHEQANRRFRVDASQGTVRFRPEKADNPSIFLPMDPDIEITKATLQGEELHLKGYANIKP, translated from the coding sequence ATGGCTGATCCCTTCCTGAGCCTTTTATCCAGAGCTCTTAAACTTTGGATTCACAGCCATTGTGATCGCCTTGGTGGTTTAGACCTCACGCTTCACGGCTCCTTAATCACCTTGATGAGAGGTCAAATTCAGGGAGTAACGCTGACGGCTAGGGATGTTTACTTTCAAGGGCTACCGCTTCAACATGTCGTAATCAACAGTGGTCCAATTAAGGCGAACATGCAGGTTTTAGGCTTTGGAAAACCGTTGTCTCTTCATTACCCTTTCCAGATGCAAGGAGAGGTCTCTATCAGCGGTCGCGCTTTAAATGATGCATTGCTGATTGAGCCTTGGTGTTGGCTTGGTAACTGGCTTAGTGCACAACTTATGGGACTTACAACGCTTGGCAAACTAAATATTGAAAATAATCTAATCGAATTGCAAGCATCACTGACTGCTCAACATGAGCAAGCAAACCGTCGCTTTCGTGTTGATGCATCTCAAGGGACTGTTCGCTTTCGACCAGAAAAAGCTGATAATCCATCGATCTTTCTACCAATGGATCCAGATATTGAGATCACTAAGGCGACTCTTCAAGGGGAAGAGCTACACCTTAAGGGCTATGCTAATATTAAGCCTTGA
- a CDS encoding alpha/beta fold hydrolase has translation MKSLLEQLRPGLLDPQAGELADAVQWWTLSSLGIKDPFPVAVLGQGPPLLLLHGFDSSFLEYRRLAPLLAEHSQLIIPDLFGFGFSPRPARATYGPDAVMLHLEALLDNLPQSRPIAVIGASMGGSVAMELARRSPERVKSLLLLAPAGLSGRPMIVPPFLDRFGTWFLSRPSVRRGLCRQAFADPDSSVAAPEEQVASLHLQCPGWAEALAAFARSGGFAGHGLPLPNQPLHVIWGGQDRILSKSQKQAALSILPGFTETFEACGHLPHLDLPQRVADRCRTLLLNG, from the coding sequence TTGAAAAGCCTTCTTGAACAGCTTCGGCCTGGTTTATTGGATCCTCAAGCTGGAGAGTTGGCGGACGCTGTGCAATGGTGGACTCTTTCCTCCCTTGGCATTAAGGATCCTTTTCCTGTAGCTGTTCTCGGTCAAGGACCTCCACTGCTACTCCTGCACGGTTTTGATAGCAGCTTCTTGGAATATCGACGATTAGCTCCTTTGCTTGCCGAGCACTCTCAACTGATTATTCCAGATCTATTCGGTTTCGGTTTCTCTCCGCGGCCAGCTCGGGCTACCTATGGACCTGACGCCGTGATGCTACACCTGGAGGCTCTGTTAGATAATCTGCCGCAATCCAGACCGATCGCTGTGATTGGCGCATCGATGGGTGGCTCCGTCGCGATGGAATTGGCACGTCGCTCCCCAGAGCGCGTAAAGTCGTTGCTATTACTGGCTCCTGCTGGTTTGTCTGGTCGACCGATGATTGTGCCCCCATTTCTTGATCGTTTTGGCACCTGGTTCCTCAGCCGTCCCAGTGTACGCCGCGGACTTTGTCGACAGGCTTTTGCTGACCCAGATTCTTCTGTAGCAGCACCAGAAGAACAAGTCGCTTCTTTACATCTGCAATGTCCTGGCTGGGCAGAAGCTCTAGCGGCCTTTGCTCGTAGTGGTGGATTTGCAGGCCATGGTTTACCTCTTCCTAATCAACCCTTACATGTGATCTGGGGTGGACAAGACAGGATTCTCAGCAAGTCGCAAAAGCAGGCTGCTCTTTCTATTTTGCCCGGATTTACAGAAACATTTGAGGCTTGCGGTCACTTGCCTCACCTTGATCTTCCGCAACGAGTTGCGGATCGTTGTCGCACTCTTCTCTTAAATGGCTGA
- a CDS encoding iron-containing alcohol dehydrogenase family protein, protein MVVSAYSHALAPTVMLRGQGAWGEALSRIAQLSQKPLVLGRSQATESLRKQIIIDLQAADLKPTLARLHFDCCEEDLCRLVSQVRSCDAVVATGGGKVLDAGKLLAHRLNLPCITVPLSAATCAGWTALSNLYSPDGAFKSDITLDRCPDLLVFDHSFVRQAPTRTLASGIADALAKWYEASVSSGDSSDGLVQQAVQMARLMRDQLLIDSPLAIQDSSSAAWARTAEACALTAGIVGGLGGARCRTVAAHAVHNGLTQLRACNHMLHGEKVGFGILVQLRLEEELGNNRLAAQARRQLMPLLKSLGLPVSLNDLGLAHASQGDLQAVCAFACQEGSDLHHLPFSVTATALLEALLGTPKQSSVRF, encoded by the coding sequence ATGGTGGTATCCGCTTACTCTCACGCACTTGCCCCCACAGTGATGCTGCGAGGGCAGGGTGCCTGGGGTGAGGCACTTTCTCGGATTGCACAACTGAGTCAGAAGCCCCTTGTGTTGGGTCGTTCACAAGCTACTGAGTCGTTGCGTAAACAAATCATTATTGACCTGCAGGCTGCGGACCTTAAGCCAACATTGGCGCGTCTGCACTTCGATTGTTGCGAAGAAGATCTCTGCCGTCTCGTTTCACAAGTGCGGTCTTGTGATGCCGTTGTCGCAACAGGAGGGGGAAAAGTACTTGATGCTGGCAAACTCCTTGCTCATCGTCTCAATCTTCCATGTATCACAGTCCCTTTAAGCGCGGCGACGTGTGCTGGTTGGACAGCACTTTCAAATTTGTATTCACCCGATGGTGCATTCAAAAGCGATATCACTCTTGATCGTTGCCCTGACCTGTTGGTTTTTGACCACTCTTTTGTTCGACAGGCGCCCACGCGAACCTTAGCCAGTGGGATTGCTGATGCTTTAGCTAAGTGGTACGAAGCCTCAGTGAGTAGTGGTGATAGCAGCGACGGTTTGGTACAGCAGGCTGTGCAGATGGCTCGATTGATGCGGGATCAATTATTAATTGATAGCCCCCTTGCAATCCAAGATTCGAGTAGTGCTGCTTGGGCTCGTACGGCTGAGGCTTGTGCACTCACCGCGGGGATTGTGGGTGGCCTTGGAGGTGCTCGTTGCCGAACCGTTGCTGCCCATGCCGTACACAACGGTCTAACACAGCTGCGGGCTTGTAACCACATGCTCCATGGTGAAAAGGTAGGTTTTGGAATACTTGTGCAGCTGCGTCTTGAAGAGGAGCTTGGCAACAATAGGCTCGCAGCTCAAGCCCGCCGCCAACTTATGCCTTTGCTGAAAAGTCTTGGTCTCCCGGTTAGTCTGAACGATCTTGGACTTGCTCATGCTAGTCAAGGTGACCTTCAAGCTGTTTGCGCTTTTGCTTGTCAGGAAGGATCAGATCTTCATCATCTGCCTTTTTCGGTAACTGCGACTGCACTTCTCGAGGCCCTATTGGGAACACCAAAACAAAGTTCTGTCCGATTTTGA
- a CDS encoding ATP-dependent Clp protease ATP-binding subunit codes for MFERFTEKAIKVIMLAQEEARRLGHNFVGTEQILLGLIGEGTGVAAKVLKSMGVNLKDARVEVEKIIGRGSGFVAVEIPFTPRAKRVLELSLEEARQLGHNYIGTEHLLLGLIREGEGVAARVLENLGVDLAKVRTQVIRMLGETAEVTSGGGGGGKGSKKTPTLDEFGNNLTQLALESKLDPVVGRQSEIERVIQILGRRTKNNPVLIGEPGVGKTAIAEGLAQRIQQGDIPDILEDKRVLTLDIGLLVAGTKYRGEFEERLKKIMEEIKSAGNVILVIDEVHTLIGAGAAEGAIDAANILKPALARGELQCIGATTLDEYRKHIERDAALERRFQPVNVGEPSIDDTIEILRGLRERYEQHHRLKITDEALVAAATLGDRYISDRFLPDKAIDLIDEAGSRVRLLNSKLPPEAKEVDQELRTVQKDKEGAVRNQDFTKAGELREKEVQLREKIRSLLQNNRSASTKETVSQEDSLASTVATAVVDTTPMLNEDDIAQIVASWTGVPVQKLTESESVKLLNMEETLHQRLIGQDEAVKSVSKAIRRARVGLKNPNRPIASFIFSGPTGVGKTELTKALAIYFFGSEESMIRLDMSEFMERHTVSKLIGSPPGYVGFNEGGQLTEAVRRRPYTVVLFDEIEKAHPDVFNLLLQLLEDGRLTDSKGRTVDFKNTLVIMTSNIGSKVIEKGGGGLGFEFSGESAEDSQYTRIRSLVNEELKQYFRPEFLNRLDEIIVFRQLSRDEVKEVAEIMLKEVFNRMGEKGITLAVSDAFKERLVEEGYNPAYGARPLRRAVMRLLEDSLAEEVLTGRIKDGDSAEVDVDENKKVVVRYKGSVNAQPELASASV; via the coding sequence ATGTTTGAACGGTTTACCGAGAAGGCTATCAAAGTGATCATGCTGGCCCAGGAGGAAGCTCGTCGGCTGGGTCATAACTTTGTAGGTACTGAGCAGATTTTGCTTGGTTTAATTGGTGAAGGCACCGGTGTGGCAGCCAAGGTTTTGAAATCAATGGGTGTCAATCTCAAAGATGCCAGGGTTGAAGTGGAGAAGATTATTGGCCGCGGCTCCGGTTTCGTTGCTGTTGAGATCCCTTTTACACCCCGTGCAAAACGAGTACTTGAATTGTCTCTTGAAGAAGCTCGCCAGCTTGGCCACAATTACATCGGAACGGAACACCTTCTTCTGGGATTGATTCGAGAAGGCGAAGGTGTTGCTGCGCGTGTTCTCGAAAACCTTGGGGTTGATTTAGCCAAGGTGCGCACCCAAGTGATTCGCATGTTGGGTGAAACCGCTGAGGTCACTTCTGGTGGCGGTGGCGGTGGAAAGGGCTCTAAGAAGACGCCTACCTTGGATGAGTTTGGCAACAACCTTACTCAATTAGCGCTTGAATCTAAACTCGACCCCGTGGTGGGGCGCCAAAGTGAAATCGAACGTGTAATCCAAATTCTTGGTCGACGTACCAAGAACAACCCTGTTTTGATTGGAGAGCCGGGTGTTGGTAAGACAGCTATTGCCGAAGGCCTTGCCCAAAGGATTCAACAGGGCGATATCCCAGACATCCTTGAGGATAAGCGTGTTCTCACCCTCGATATTGGGCTTCTAGTGGCTGGTACCAAGTATCGAGGTGAGTTTGAAGAACGCCTTAAGAAGATTATGGAGGAAATCAAATCAGCTGGAAATGTGATCCTTGTGATTGACGAAGTTCACACTTTGATTGGTGCTGGTGCTGCAGAAGGCGCGATTGATGCGGCCAATATTCTTAAACCGGCCTTGGCTCGGGGCGAACTGCAATGCATTGGAGCTACAACTCTCGATGAGTATCGAAAGCATATTGAGCGTGATGCAGCTTTAGAGCGTCGCTTTCAGCCAGTGAATGTGGGAGAGCCATCCATCGACGACACCATCGAAATATTGCGTGGCCTGCGTGAGCGTTATGAACAGCATCACCGTCTCAAAATCACAGATGAAGCTTTAGTTGCAGCAGCTACTCTTGGTGATCGCTATATTTCTGATCGCTTTTTGCCAGATAAAGCCATCGACTTGATCGATGAAGCCGGCTCCAGAGTTCGTCTATTGAATTCTAAGCTTCCTCCAGAAGCTAAAGAAGTTGATCAGGAATTGCGTACTGTTCAGAAAGATAAAGAAGGAGCTGTCCGCAATCAGGACTTTACTAAAGCTGGTGAGTTGCGTGAGAAGGAAGTTCAACTTCGCGAAAAAATTCGTTCCCTCCTTCAGAACAATCGCTCTGCGTCCACAAAAGAAACTGTTTCGCAGGAAGACTCCCTAGCTTCTACCGTAGCAACGGCAGTTGTCGATACCACTCCCATGTTGAATGAAGACGACATTGCTCAGATTGTTGCATCATGGACTGGTGTTCCTGTTCAGAAGCTCACAGAAAGTGAGTCAGTGAAACTGCTCAACATGGAGGAAACGCTTCATCAGCGCCTGATTGGTCAGGACGAAGCCGTTAAATCTGTATCAAAAGCAATTCGTCGCGCACGAGTTGGCCTAAAAAATCCAAATCGTCCGATCGCTAGCTTCATTTTCTCTGGTCCAACAGGTGTAGGTAAAACTGAGCTCACCAAAGCTTTAGCAATCTACTTCTTTGGTAGCGAAGAGTCCATGATCCGTCTTGACATGTCTGAGTTTATGGAGAGACATACCGTCAGTAAGCTTATTGGCTCTCCTCCTGGATATGTCGGTTTTAACGAGGGTGGTCAACTCACGGAAGCTGTTCGTCGTCGGCCGTACACCGTTGTACTTTTTGATGAGATTGAAAAAGCTCACCCCGACGTTTTCAATCTGCTACTTCAGCTTTTAGAAGATGGTCGACTCACTGATTCCAAGGGTCGCACTGTTGATTTCAAAAACACTTTGGTAATCATGACCTCGAACATCGGTTCAAAGGTAATAGAGAAAGGTGGCGGCGGTCTCGGTTTTGAATTTTCTGGGGAAAGTGCTGAAGATTCTCAATACACAAGAATTCGTTCTCTTGTAAATGAAGAACTAAAACAGTATTTTCGTCCTGAGTTCCTCAATCGTTTAGACGAAATCATTGTCTTCCGTCAACTCAGTCGTGATGAAGTCAAGGAGGTCGCAGAAATTATGCTTAAGGAAGTATTCAACCGTATGGGTGAAAAAGGCATCACTCTTGCGGTATCTGATGCTTTTAAAGAGCGACTGGTAGAGGAGGGCTACAACCCCGCTTATGGTGCGCGCCCATTACGTCGCGCCGTAATGCGTTTGTTAGAGGATTCATTGGCGGAAGAAGTTCTAACTGGTCGGATAAAAGATGGTGATTCCGCTGAGGTAGATGTTGACGAAAATAAAAAGGTCGTCGTGCGGTACAAAGGTAGTGTTAACGCTCAGCCTGAGTTAGCCAGTGCTTCTGTCTAA
- the rimI gene encoding ribosomal protein S18-alanine N-acetyltransferase, with protein MAVITLDKSWLRACLVLDNRALDSLWTENQWCRELEEPHRLCLGLPDSRALLGVACGWCVVDELHITAIAVDPAVRRRGYGRDLLVALLQRARQNGAIYATLEVASNNVSAVRLYADCKFQTAGIRHNYYSDGSDALIQWCRIANDS; from the coding sequence ATGGCCGTCATCACGCTCGATAAGTCGTGGCTGCGCGCCTGTTTGGTTTTAGATAATCGGGCTTTGGATAGTCTTTGGACCGAGAATCAATGGTGCCGGGAACTAGAGGAACCGCATCGACTATGTCTTGGACTACCCGATTCCAGGGCGCTCCTGGGCGTGGCTTGCGGTTGGTGCGTAGTAGATGAGTTACACATCACAGCGATCGCTGTAGATCCAGCGGTCCGACGCCGTGGTTACGGCAGAGACTTATTGGTTGCTCTGTTGCAACGAGCACGACAGAACGGGGCTATTTACGCCACGCTCGAGGTTGCTAGCAATAACGTCAGTGCAGTTCGCCTCTATGCCGACTGTAAATTTCAAACTGCTGGCATTAGACATAACTATTACAGCGACGGAAGCGATGCTTTAATCCAGTGGTGTCGGATTGCTAATGACAGTTAG